A window of the Polaribacter sp. HaHaR_3_91 genome harbors these coding sequences:
- the recG gene encoding ATP-dependent DNA helicase RecG — protein MNLSYPITYIKGISVQRAALMYTELGIKTCNDLLNFFPFRYIDKTAFYAIKDLQPNSSEVQIVGKITRVKSVAQKRGSRLVATFQDATGSMELVWFKGQKWIKDSLKINELYVVYGKLNHYNGNFSIPHPELELVTEYKKKLQSKMQPVYPSTERLVNSGVSNKLMRSYVQYVLQQFFEVFTETLSQEIIDDFKLMSKRDALLNAHFPKNQENLAQAQNRLKFEELFFIQLQLLRKKLINKTKIKGFVFENVSDYFNTFYKDHLPFDLTNAQKRVLKEIRKDVASGAHMNRLLQGDVGSGKTIVALLSMLLAIDNGFQATIMAPTEILATQHYHAISEMLKDMDINIDLLTGSVRIKKRREIHANLEDGTLHILIGTHALLEDKVKFKNLGIAIIDEQHRFGVAQRAKLWTKNSLPPHILVMTATPIPRTLAMSVYGDLDISVIDELPPGRKEVKTVHRFDKNRLSVFKFMRDEIEKGRQVYIVYPLIQESEAMDYKDLMDGYESISRDFPTPKYQISIVHGKMKPADKEHEMQRFVKGETQIMVATTVIEVGVNVPNASVMIIESSERFGLSQLHQLRGRVGRGADQSYCILLSSYKLSEEGKTRLKTMVDTTDGFKIAEVDLKLRGPGNLMGTQQSGVLNLKIADVVKDSKILVAARNTAIAILQEDGNLSKPENKNIKTAYLELSKNSKIWSNIS, from the coding sequence TTGAATTTAAGCTATCCAATAACATATATTAAAGGAATTAGTGTACAGAGAGCAGCGCTTATGTACACCGAATTAGGTATAAAAACATGTAATGATTTACTCAACTTTTTTCCTTTTAGATATATAGATAAAACAGCTTTTTATGCTATAAAAGATTTACAGCCCAATTCTTCTGAAGTACAAATTGTAGGGAAAATTACACGCGTAAAATCGGTAGCTCAAAAAAGAGGAAGTAGGCTAGTAGCAACTTTTCAAGACGCTACAGGTTCTATGGAATTGGTTTGGTTTAAAGGTCAAAAATGGATTAAAGACTCTTTAAAAATTAATGAACTCTATGTGGTTTACGGTAAGTTGAACCATTATAACGGCAATTTTAGTATTCCACACCCAGAGTTAGAATTGGTTACGGAATACAAGAAAAAGTTGCAATCTAAAATGCAGCCTGTATATCCATCAACAGAAAGATTAGTGAACTCTGGTGTTTCAAATAAATTAATGCGTAGTTATGTTCAGTATGTATTACAGCAGTTTTTTGAAGTATTTACAGAAACATTATCACAAGAAATAATAGATGACTTTAAGTTGATGTCTAAGCGTGATGCTTTGCTGAATGCACATTTTCCTAAAAATCAAGAAAACTTAGCTCAAGCCCAAAATCGTTTAAAGTTCGAAGAATTATTTTTTATTCAGTTGCAGTTATTGAGAAAGAAACTCATTAATAAAACAAAAATAAAAGGCTTTGTTTTTGAAAACGTAAGTGATTATTTTAATACTTTTTATAAAGATCATTTACCTTTCGATTTAACAAACGCTCAAAAAAGAGTTTTAAAGGAAATTAGAAAAGATGTTGCTTCAGGTGCGCATATGAATCGTCTTTTACAAGGAGATGTTGGTTCTGGTAAAACGATTGTTGCTTTATTAAGCATGCTTTTAGCTATAGATAATGGTTTTCAGGCAACTATTATGGCGCCAACAGAAATTTTGGCAACCCAACATTATCATGCTATTTCAGAGATGTTGAAAGACATGGATATTAATATCGATTTATTAACAGGATCGGTTAGAATAAAAAAACGAAGAGAAATCCATGCGAATTTAGAAGACGGAACTTTACATATTTTGATTGGAACACACGCTTTGTTAGAAGATAAAGTGAAATTTAAAAACCTAGGAATTGCAATTATTGATGAGCAACATCGATTTGGAGTTGCACAAAGGGCTAAATTGTGGACTAAAAATTCTTTGCCGCCCCATATTTTAGTAATGACGGCAACACCAATTCCAAGAACTTTGGCAATGTCTGTATATGGAGATTTAGATATTTCTGTAATAGATGAATTACCTCCTGGAAGAAAGGAAGTAAAAACAGTACATCGATTTGATAAAAATAGATTGTCGGTTTTTAAATTTATGCGTGATGAAATTGAAAAAGGAAGGCAAGTGTATATTGTCTATCCGTTAATTCAAGAATCTGAAGCCATGGATTATAAAGATTTAATGGATGGTTATGAGAGTATTTCTCGAGATTTTCCAACACCAAAATATCAAATAAGTATTGTTCATGGAAAAATGAAACCTGCAGATAAAGAACATGAAATGCAGCGTTTCGTAAAAGGAGAAACACAAATTATGGTAGCAACAACTGTAATAGAAGTTGGTGTAAATGTACCTAATGCCAGTGTAATGATTATTGAGAGTTCAGAACGATTCGGGCTTTCACAATTACATCAATTAAGAGGAAGGGTTGGTAGAGGTGCCGACCAAAGTTACTGTATTTTATTGTCTAGTTATAAGCTATCCGAAGAAGGAAAAACACGTTTAAAAACCATGGTAGATACCACAGACGGATTTAAAATTGCTGAGGTAGATTTAAAATTGCGAGGCCCAGGAAATTTAATGGGTACCCAGCAAAGTGGTGTTTTAAACCTTAAAATTGCCGATGTTGTAAAAGATTCTAAAATTTTAGTTGCTGCAAGAAATACAGCAATTGCAATTTTGCAAGAAGATGGTAATTTATCGAAACCAGAAAATAAAAATATTAAAACAGCCTATTTAGAATTGTCTAAAAATTCTAAAATTTGGTCTAATATTAGTTAG
- a CDS encoding MCP four helix bundle domain-containing protein has protein sequence MKLYTKVKWVLGILMIFILIIATNLIDRNNFVRIKDSLETIYEDRLVAKDLIFKISKSVQEKELALAKLDSTFYLGRNKQVNVDIEKAINTFEGTKLTKKEAKVFNDFKNNLAVLIESENSTPFEKSSYNSKILNVKENLYALSEIQMNEGKRQMSISKRAIDSIELFTQLEIYVLIFLGIVVQVIVIYKPKEK, from the coding sequence ATGAAATTGTATACAAAAGTAAAATGGGTTCTTGGAATATTAATGATTTTTATTTTAATTATTGCTACGAATCTAATCGATAGAAATAATTTTGTAAGAATAAAAGATTCTTTAGAAACTATTTATGAAGATAGGCTTGTTGCTAAAGATTTAATTTTTAAAATTTCTAAATCTGTTCAAGAAAAAGAATTGGCACTAGCTAAATTGGACTCTACGTTTTATTTAGGTAGAAATAAACAAGTAAATGTAGATATTGAAAAGGCTATTAATACCTTTGAAGGAACAAAATTAACCAAAAAAGAAGCTAAAGTTTTTAATGATTTTAAAAATAATTTAGCAGTTTTAATAGAGTCAGAAAACTCCACACCTTTTGAAAAAAGTTCTTATAATAGTAAGATATTAAATGTAAAAGAAAACTTATATGCATTGTCTGAAATTCAAATGAATGAAGGAAAAAGGCAAATGTCTATAAGTAAGAGGGCAATTGATTCAATAGAGCTTTTTACACAACTAGAAATATACGTATTAATTTTTCTAGGTATTGTAGTTCAGGTTATTGTAATTTATAAACCTAAAGAAAAATAA
- a CDS encoding MFS transporter yields MIKKSLLSLALGTFAIGMTEFTMMGILPDIAKDLNIDIPSAGHLISLYALGVVIGSPILVLFTAKYSPRKVLIFLMLLFAVFNALFAVSPIYSLLLVSRFMAGLPHGAFFGVGSVVAAKFADPGKKAQAIAIMVTGMTIANLIGVPLGTYIGHHFSWRYTYLIISLFGLLSMLSIYFWIPKMQPLSQVSKKSQLAYFKTKKAWVIIGMVSIGTGGLFAWLSYIAPLMTEITKINEDGIPFVMVLVGLGMIIGNLLGGKLADIITPQKTVTVSFIFMMLCLIIIYFTAHIPFMSYSMAFITGVAAFSCSSPIQMLLIDSAEGSESIAAAGGQSSFNLGNTMGAFFGGLPITYGYAYNSPLLIGVGMVAIGICFSYYYLVLLKTKD; encoded by the coding sequence ATGATTAAAAAGAGTTTATTATCACTAGCATTAGGAACTTTTGCCATAGGAATGACAGAGTTTACAATGATGGGTATTTTACCTGATATTGCTAAAGACTTAAATATTGATATTCCTTCTGCAGGACATTTAATTTCTTTATATGCACTAGGCGTTGTTATTGGTTCTCCCATTTTAGTTCTATTTACCGCTAAATATTCACCTAGAAAAGTATTAATTTTTTTAATGCTATTGTTTGCTGTTTTTAATGCATTATTTGCTGTTTCTCCAATATATTCCCTTTTACTCGTTTCTAGATTTATGGCAGGTTTGCCACATGGTGCGTTTTTTGGAGTTGGCTCTGTAGTAGCTGCAAAATTTGCAGACCCTGGTAAAAAAGCACAGGCAATTGCTATTATGGTTACCGGTATGACAATTGCAAACCTTATTGGAGTTCCTTTAGGTACTTATATTGGGCATCATTTTTCTTGGAGATACACGTATTTAATAATAAGTTTATTTGGTTTATTATCGATGCTTTCGATATACTTCTGGATACCTAAAATGCAACCACTTTCACAAGTTAGTAAAAAAAGTCAACTAGCATATTTTAAAACAAAAAAAGCATGGGTTATAATCGGTATGGTTTCTATTGGAACCGGTGGTTTATTTGCTTGGTTAAGCTATATAGCACCTCTTATGACAGAAATTACCAAAATTAATGAAGACGGAATTCCGTTTGTAATGGTTTTAGTTGGTTTGGGAATGATAATAGGAAACCTTTTAGGCGGAAAATTAGCAGATATTATTACGCCACAAAAAACAGTAACCGTTTCTTTTATATTTATGATGCTCTGTTTAATAATCATTTATTTTACAGCCCACATTCCATTTATGAGTTATTCAATGGCATTTATTACGGGTGTTGCTGCTTTTAGTTGTTCATCTCCAATACAAATGCTTTTAATAGATTCTGCAGAAGGATCAGAAAGTATTGCCGCTGCCGGAGGTCAATCTAGTTTTAATTTAGGAAATACCATGGGTGCTTTTTTCGGCGGATTGCCAATTACGTATGGTTATGCCTATAATTCGCCTTTGCTTATTGGAGTTGGTATGGTAGCAATAGGTATTTGTTTTTCTTATTACTATTTAGTTTTACTAAAAACAAAGGATTAA
- a CDS encoding T9SS type A sorting domain-containing protein — MKTTTTQKWFTLLFVLSIINIYATNDKANGLEGPPKTKTTKISPTKLLAVNTLADLPKNQIVPLVNDLTYFDGVIADGSNSCIDLGLAGLLCTSDAWSGDGANAVDNNITTNSTSTTTVAVLNPSSSLTITAPSALGDFPAGTYAGFNIGTGLDVLSTITIKLFNGNTQVGGDFTPSSDLLSSIIGLGASKVNIGFVAPGDFNKMTITISGVLGGLTVNYPFVKIYKEETTTLDCNEEKVIAGPDYPMAIDEVGVTGLNLSLGDVVANADYVIDSDKNNHATLNAGAIGVSVAASSFLSVKKQPDYVTSVTTPFAAGTYAGFNVTLANLLDVGVLDNIIITTYLNDGIRETSVGNTNLINAPLLGAASQNRGFITTLSYDEIRITVSKPAGVTLGEVQVNYPIIKEYCSAAALTCNEQVAWTNTTYPVEVYNPGDTGLVSAGISIDGLDNIINSDTDDYAELGLNIDVLGALEIGVYDVLDNYAATTTNPYYVGFVIESESLVAIDVLSNTTISTYLNGTLVESKSGGTLLVGAPLLAAENKQTIGFPATGIFDEVRIKFAAPVAAVDLGTIKIYNSVIQKMCSTTLECNTSYNLSSPTFSTYIDFQQTGVSGLACVGCSVVNAGNVITSDDTDYATINVLASVGGSASLTVRDATNSFPAGSYAGFSINYDDALISLSILQNSLTITTLSSSGAELESSTVGNLIGLDLLTNIIGVSGSGDLNLGFKTTQAYSGIKISASTLVGVALDNEIKVYGAFVDTRGATEGSFATCLIDTDNDGIDDSLDIDDDNDGIIDIIENGNCPIEDKVEIVELYSEDFGTGTGRSSNPYVENHLYDTNGAIPDGSYAIVSSNAPGLPAYNRTDQIGDIDANIDEFTGPAGGSTSGRYLSINMINTGNTEFYRHRLNNLIIGADYRFRLDMAGLCNGCADAPIFRLEVQDTSGNVLQTVSSSSLGVTNNDTWVRVNLDFTGTTDEVDIVIYNDQPNGGAGNDVGVDNIVFSVLQCPAEFNDEDNDGIINSLDLDSDGDGCPDVMEAGVPGVLKTTNVTNGNGTDASANISEPTDNAILDIAASGQSVGSNGLVASIETDDTARAITTYPSNYLTYALNNNINGCGTAMITQVFQSDGERWIEITNIDPNNIVAPNTANVAFYKDRTLDPSGSLSPTAAFANTSSIDGGKSILISMGSVTNKLSTATEHVNTDVTDFSGENDIIVLTKDIDYKAWVNRTDVIRNIADSTSYVRIDSVSVPNTNFESKEWIAFINDDITTYTDLESDASIERHAHDPLLSEIASANIEANIKPGLHRFGFTNRISGDWSNGYPDRSREVVVSESYEHIEKLSARKLEVKSNTVFSVTDHLLVVTNNIVLDGEIRLVSTDDTNKAQLVQTHDGVKQITGSGKLLVDQKSMVPSMYRYNYMSSPVNTVGETNYTIESVLKDGSNVLSHGGVIGQGPTDIAKNITFIGGYNGTWSTDPISIADYWVYTYANGAGDRSNWEHKYKNQTISETDGFIFKGPDQKQNYTFVGTPKDGDMSTTVGTDESYLVGNPFAGAISAKKFIEDNTESGTGSITGNLYFWEHAAEQSGWGTAGHNYGGYVGGYALRNISMGLAANQVSSNNGSDSVLSLVEAETCVHLNGAIVYTDPVNIGVSGARLTAYNEGVSFESSIDADKFILKYKSVGGISLSIQVNQGDIQELQLASSGADMYLEIQSLTDVKVGDTVKVKYSSNTVVSLYLDAFTLKGRVVNEGAPSVGTGEYQIPGPYIAMGQGFFVEGDSDGGSIEFNNSQREYVKEGSESIFFKSDTHSKKESVKAVSKLAIIKLGMDYINEEGLGLHRQIGISFKNGNSFEIEKGYDAAMLDVGETDFYWKFSNDEGKYAIAGVQNISDDLEVPLYLSLAHDGRVTIGIDEWEAIDREVYIKDKLTNVTYLISDGRFSLTLSSGSYTDRFFLTFQQSTNSTLDVADDIAILNKSITVFMDNDTQEIVINNENNVQLKSVKLFNLLGQTIGSWKDLDQTTTQQRLKTNKLSEAIYIINVETEKGKISKKVILN, encoded by the coding sequence ATGAAAACAACAACAACTCAAAAATGGTTCACCCTATTGTTCGTTTTAAGTATAATAAATATTTATGCTACGAATGATAAGGCAAATGGTCTTGAAGGTCCGCCTAAGACAAAAACAACAAAAATTTCACCAACAAAATTACTTGCAGTAAATACCCTTGCAGATTTACCCAAAAACCAAATTGTACCCTTGGTTAATGATCTTACTTATTTTGATGGAGTTATTGCAGATGGTTCTAATTCATGTATTGATCTTGGACTTGCAGGTCTGTTATGTACTTCTGATGCATGGTCTGGAGATGGAGCAAATGCGGTGGATAATAATATAACTACAAATTCTACATCAACGACTACTGTAGCAGTGTTAAACCCTAGTTCTTCATTAACAATTACAGCTCCTTCTGCATTAGGGGATTTTCCTGCAGGAACTTATGCAGGTTTTAATATTGGTACAGGATTAGATGTTTTAAGTACAATTACTATTAAGTTATTCAATGGTAATACTCAAGTAGGAGGTGATTTTACTCCTTCTAGTGATTTACTATCTTCAATTATAGGACTTGGTGCATCTAAGGTAAATATTGGTTTTGTAGCACCAGGAGATTTTAATAAAATGACTATTACCATTAGTGGTGTTCTTGGAGGTTTAACGGTTAATTATCCATTTGTAAAAATTTATAAAGAAGAAACTACAACACTTGATTGTAATGAAGAGAAAGTAATTGCAGGGCCTGATTATCCTATGGCAATAGATGAAGTGGGGGTTACAGGACTTAATCTTAGTTTAGGTGATGTTGTAGCAAATGCAGATTATGTAATTGATTCAGATAAAAATAATCATGCTACTTTAAATGCAGGAGCAATAGGTGTTAGTGTTGCTGCTTCTTCTTTTTTATCAGTAAAAAAACAGCCAGATTATGTAACAAGTGTAACTACTCCTTTTGCGGCAGGTACGTATGCTGGTTTTAATGTGACTTTAGCCAACTTATTAGATGTAGGTGTTTTAGATAATATTATAATTACCACTTATTTAAATGATGGAATACGAGAAACAAGTGTTGGAAACACCAATCTTATAAATGCACCACTTTTAGGTGCTGCGTCACAAAATAGAGGGTTTATAACTACTTTAAGTTATGATGAAATTAGAATTACTGTTTCTAAGCCTGCTGGTGTTACTTTAGGAGAGGTTCAAGTAAATTATCCTATTATAAAAGAATACTGTTCGGCAGCGGCTTTAACTTGTAATGAACAAGTAGCGTGGACAAATACCACTTATCCTGTAGAGGTTTATAATCCTGGAGATACAGGTTTAGTAAGTGCGGGTATTAGTATTGATGGCTTAGATAATATTATAAATTCAGATACAGATGACTATGCAGAATTAGGTTTAAATATAGATGTTTTAGGAGCTTTAGAAATAGGTGTTTATGATGTTTTAGACAATTATGCAGCTACAACAACGAATCCTTATTATGTGGGTTTTGTAATAGAGTCAGAATCACTAGTGGCAATAGATGTATTAAGTAATACTACTATTTCTACTTATCTAAATGGAACTTTGGTAGAGTCTAAGTCAGGAGGTACTCTTTTGGTAGGTGCGCCTTTGTTAGCTGCAGAAAACAAGCAGACTATTGGTTTTCCTGCTACGGGAATTTTTGATGAGGTAAGAATTAAGTTTGCAGCACCAGTCGCTGCTGTAGATTTAGGTACCATTAAAATATATAATAGTGTCATTCAAAAAATGTGCAGTACAACGTTAGAATGTAATACGTCTTACAATTTAAGTTCTCCAACATTTTCAACCTATATAGATTTTCAACAGACAGGTGTTTCGGGATTAGCATGTGTAGGTTGTAGTGTTGTTAATGCAGGTAATGTAATAACAAGTGACGATACAGATTATGCAACAATTAATGTTTTAGCAAGTGTCGGAGGCTCTGCTAGTTTAACTGTAAGAGATGCAACGAATAGTTTCCCTGCTGGATCATATGCTGGTTTCTCAATCAACTATGATGATGCTTTAATTAGTTTAAGTATTTTACAAAACAGTTTAACTATTACTACTTTAAGTTCTAGTGGGGCAGAGTTAGAGTCTAGTACCGTTGGTAATTTAATAGGGTTAGATTTATTGACAAATATTATTGGAGTATCAGGTTCTGGTGATCTTAATCTTGGCTTTAAAACGACACAGGCTTATTCTGGAATAAAAATTTCAGCTTCCACATTGGTAGGTGTAGCTTTAGATAATGAAATTAAGGTTTATGGCGCTTTCGTAGATACAAGAGGAGCTACAGAAGGAAGTTTTGCTACTTGTTTAATAGATACAGATAATGATGGTATTGATGATAGTTTAGATATTGATGATGATAACGATGGTATTATAGATATTATAGAAAACGGTAATTGTCCTATTGAAGATAAGGTTGAAATTGTCGAATTGTATAGTGAAGATTTTGGTACGGGTACAGGAAGATCAAGTAATCCGTATGTAGAAAATCATCTTTATGATACTAATGGTGCCATACCAGATGGTTCTTATGCTATTGTTTCTTCTAACGCTCCTGGTTTACCTGCTTACAACCGTACAGATCAAATTGGAGATATAGATGCAAATATAGATGAGTTTACAGGACCTGCAGGTGGTTCTACAAGTGGTAGATACTTATCCATTAATATGATAAATACAGGTAACACTGAGTTTTATCGTCATAGATTGAATAATTTAATTATTGGGGCAGATTATAGATTTCGATTAGATATGGCGGGTTTATGTAATGGTTGTGCAGATGCTCCTATATTCAGATTAGAAGTACAAGATACAAGTGGAAACGTTTTACAAACGGTTTCTTCAAGTTCATTGGGGGTTACTAATAATGATACTTGGGTAAGAGTAAACTTAGATTTTACAGGTACTACTGATGAAGTAGATATTGTAATTTATAATGACCAACCCAATGGTGGTGCAGGTAATGATGTTGGGGTAGATAATATTGTTTTTAGTGTTTTACAATGTCCAGCAGAATTTAATGATGAAGATAATGATGGTATTATTAATAGTTTAGATTTAGATTCAGACGGAGATGGTTGTCCAGATGTTATGGAGGCAGGAGTACCTGGTGTATTAAAGACAACAAATGTAACTAATGGAAACGGAACAGATGCTTCAGCGAATATTAGCGAACCTACAGATAATGCTATTTTAGATATTGCAGCTTCTGGTCAATCTGTGGGTAGTAACGGTTTAGTAGCAAGTATAGAAACAGATGATACTGCAAGGGCAATTACAACTTATCCTTCCAATTATTTAACTTATGCATTAAATAATAATATTAATGGCTGTGGAACAGCAATGATAACGCAAGTATTTCAGTCTGATGGAGAGCGTTGGATAGAAATAACAAACATAGATCCTAATAATATAGTTGCTCCAAATACAGCTAATGTTGCTTTCTATAAAGACAGAACATTAGATCCATCAGGCTCATTGTCTCCAACCGCTGCATTTGCTAATACAAGTAGTATTGATGGAGGGAAGTCTATATTAATATCCATGGGGTCTGTTACAAATAAATTATCTACTGCAACGGAGCATGTAAATACAGACGTTACAGACTTTAGTGGTGAAAATGATATTATTGTATTAACAAAAGACATTGATTATAAAGCTTGGGTTAATAGAACAGATGTAATAAGAAACATTGCAGATAGCACAAGTTATGTGCGCATAGATTCTGTATCTGTACCAAATACAAACTTTGAATCGAAAGAATGGATTGCTTTTATAAATGATGATATTACTACATATACAGATTTAGAAAGTGATGCTTCTATAGAACGTCATGCTCATGATCCATTGTTATCTGAGATTGCTTCTGCAAATATTGAGGCTAACATAAAACCAGGATTACATAGATTTGGTTTTACAAATAGAATAAGTGGAGATTGGTCTAATGGTTATCCAGATAGATCTAGAGAAGTGGTTGTTTCGGAAAGTTACGAACATATAGAGAAATTAAGTGCTCGTAAATTAGAAGTTAAAAGTAATACTGTGTTTAGTGTTACAGATCATTTATTAGTTGTAACTAATAACATTGTTTTAGACGGAGAAATTAGATTAGTTAGTACAGATGATACTAATAAAGCACAACTGGTACAAACACATGATGGAGTAAAACAAATTACAGGTTCTGGTAAATTATTGGTAGATCAAAAATCTATGGTACCTAGTATGTATAGATATAATTACATGAGTTCTCCTGTAAATACTGTTGGAGAAACTAATTATACCATAGAAAGTGTTCTAAAAGACGGTAGCAATGTCTTAAGTCATGGAGGTGTAATTGGTCAAGGACCGACTGATATTGCAAAAAACATAACTTTTATTGGTGGTTATAATGGTACATGGAGTACAGATCCTATATCTATAGCAGATTACTGGGTGTATACCTATGCTAATGGAGCAGGAGATAGGTCTAATTGGGAGCATAAGTACAAAAATCAAACAATTTCTGAAACGGATGGTTTTATTTTTAAAGGACCTGATCAAAAGCAAAATTATACATTTGTAGGTACTCCAAAAGATGGAGATATGAGTACAACAGTGGGAACTGATGAATCTTATTTAGTAGGGAATCCTTTTGCAGGAGCAATTAGTGCAAAGAAGTTTATAGAAGACAATACAGAAAGTGGAACAGGTTCTATTACTGGTAATTTATACTTCTGGGAACATGCAGCTGAACAAAGTGGATGGGGTACTGCAGGGCATAATTATGGAGGTTATGTTGGAGGTTATGCTCTTAGAAATATTTCTATGGGATTGGCTGCTAATCAGGTTTCCTCTAATAATGGTTCGGACTCGGTTTTAAGTTTAGTTGAAGCAGAAACTTGTGTTCACCTTAACGGAGCAATAGTTTATACTGATCCTGTTAATATAGGAGTTAGTGGTGCGCGTCTAACTGCCTATAATGAAGGTGTTTCTTTCGAGAGTTCTATTGATGCAGATAAATTTATTTTAAAGTATAAGAGTGTTGGTGGTATTTCATTAAGTATTCAAGTGAATCAAGGAGATATTCAAGAGCTTCAATTAGCTTCTTCAGGTGCAGATATGTATTTAGAGATTCAGTCTCTTACAGATGTTAAAGTAGGAGATACTGTAAAGGTGAAATACTCAAGTAATACTGTTGTAAGTTTATATTTAGATGCGTTTACTTTAAAAGGACGTGTTGTAAATGAAGGGGCTCCATCAGTTGGAACTGGAGAATATCAAATACCTGGGCCATATATTGCTATGGGGCAAGGGTTCTTTGTTGAAGGAGATTCAGATGGAGGTTCAATCGAATTTAATAATAGTCAAAGAGAGTATGTGAAAGAAGGAAGTGAGTCCATTTTCTTTAAAAGTGATACTCATTCTAAAAAAGAAAGTGTAAAAGCGGTAAGCAAACTTGCTATTATTAAATTAGGGATGGATTATATAAATGAAGAAGGTTTAGGACTACATAGACAGATAGGTATTTCTTTTAAAAATGGTAATTCTTTTGAGATTGAAAAAGGGTATGATGCAGCAATGTTAGATGTTGGTGAAACCGATTTTTATTGGAAATTCTCTAATGATGAAGGTAAATACGCTATTGCAGGAGTACAAAATATTTCCGATGATTTAGAAGTTCCTTTATACTTGTCATTAGCTCATGACGGAAGGGTAACTATAGGTATTGATGAATGGGAAGCTATTGATAGAGAAGTTTATATAAAAGATAAATTAACAAATGTGACGTACTTAATTAGTGATGGTCGTTTTTCTTTAACCCTTTCAAGCGGAAGTTATACAGATCGTTTTTTCTTAACATTTCAACAAAGTACAAACAGTACTCTGGATGTTGCAGACGATATAGCAATACTAAACAAAAGTATTACTGTTTTCATGGATAATGATACGCAAGAAATCGTTATTAATAACGAGAATAATGTTCAACTGAAAAGCGTAAAACTATTTAATTTATTAGGTCAAACAATTGGTTCTTGGAAAGATTTAGATCAAACAACTACGCAACAGAGGTTAAAAACAAATAAATTATCTGAAGCGATTTATATCATAAATGTTGAAACAGAAAAAGGAAAAATTTCTAAAAAAGTTATATTAAATTAG